The Andrena cerasifolii isolate SP2316 chromosome 14, iyAndCera1_principal, whole genome shotgun sequence genome contains a region encoding:
- the Caper gene encoding RNA-binding protein 39-like protein Caper isoform X1, whose amino-acid sequence MRGISESSPTRAMAEDLDVEAMLEAPYKKGEQDSSSKDKSSKENGSSRKSSGKSKHRSRSRSRSRDRREKDRRDRDRDRDNRENNRDRDRDRDRDRDRGDRRRRSRSRDRRDRDRERDTNNERDTRDRRDRDRDRDRRRKRSLTPITLPRARPPFGKGVSPLGIRNDELTPEERDARTVFCMQLSQRIRARDLEEFFSSVGKVQDVRLITCNKTRRFKGIAYVEFKDPESVTLALGLSGQKLLGVPIVVQHTQAEKNRMGNSMPNLMPKGQTGPMRLYVGSLHFNITEDMLRGIFEPFGKIDNIQLIMDPETGRSKGYGFLTFRNADDAKKALEQLNGFELAGRPMKVGNVTERTDLIQGPSLLDTDELDRSGIDLGATGRLQLMFKLAEGTGLEIPPAAANALNMAPVMTTPQPPPQAAPPIATQCFMLSNMFDPQNETNPNWAKEIRDDVIEECNKHGGVLHVYVDQASPQGNVYVKCPSIATAVAAVNSLHGRWFAGRVITAAYVPVVNYHSLFPDAMTALQLLVPSAPRRGI is encoded by the exons ATGCGTGGTATTTCAGAAAGCTCTCCGACTCGCGCAATGGCGGAGGATTTGGATGTGGAGGCGATGCTGGAGGCGCCATATAAGAAGGGG GAGCAGGACTCCTCATCCAAAGACAAATCCTCCAAGGAGAATGGGTCTAGCCGAAAATCATCTGG GAAGAGCAAACATCGTTCTCGGTCCCGTTCTCGATCGCGAGACCGCAGGGAGAAAGATCGTCGCGATCGCGATAGAGACAGAGACAACAGAGAGAATAACAGAGATCGCGACAGAGACAGAGATCGTGATCGCGATCGTGGTGATCGTCGACGAAGATCGAGATCAAGAGACCGGAGAGACCGCGATAGAGAAAGAGACACTAATAATGAGAGGGACACCAGGGATCGCCGGGACAGAGATCGGGACAGAGACAGAAGAAGGAAACGATCGCTCACGCCGATTACACTTCCCAGAGCAAGACCGCCATTTGGAAAAGGTGTCAGCCCCCTTGGAAT TAGAAACGACGAGCTAACGCCAGAAGAGCGAGATGCTCGGACAGTATTCTGCATGCAACTAAGTCAGCGCATACGTGCTCGCGATCTAGAAGAATTCTTCTCCAGTGTTGGCAAAGTTCAAGATGTCCGACTAATCACCTGCAACAAGACAAGAAGATTTAAGGGTATAGCTTACGTTGAATTCAAGGATCCTGAAAGTGTTACGTTG GCACTCGGATTATCTGGTCAGAAGCTTCTCGGTGTTCCTATAGTAGTACAACACACACAAGCTGAAAAGAATCGCATGGGTAACTCTATGCCTAATCTCATGCCAAAGGGACAGACAGGGCCTATGAGACTATACGTTGGATCTCTTCACTTCAATATCACGGAAGACATGCTTCGTGGTATCTTCGAACCTTTTGGAAAGATTGATAACATTCAATTAATCATGGACCCGGAGACTGGTCGGAGCAAAGGCTATGGATTCTTGACC TTCAGGAATGCCGATGACGCGAAGAAAGCTTTAGAACAATTAAATGGTTTCGAACTTGCTGGAAGACCTATGAAAGTTGGCAATGTAACGGAACGTACAGACTTGATACAAGGACCGTCGCTGCTCGACACGGACGAACTGGATCGAAGTGGAATCGATCTTGGTGCTACTGGAAG GTTGCAGTTGATGTTCAAATTAGCGGAGGGAACTGGGCTCGAAATTCCTCCTGCAGCTGCAAACGCACTAAACATGGCTCCTGTTATGACAACGCCACAACCACCACCGCAAGCTGCACCGCCTATAGCAACGCAGTGCTTCATGTTATCGAACATGTTCGACCCTCAAAA TGAGACAAATCCAAActgggcgaaagaaattcgtGACGATGTGATCGAGGAATGCAACAAACACGGTGGTGTGTTGCACGTGTACGTGGACCAAGCTTCTCCTCAGGGCAACGTTTACGTTAAGTGTCCGTCAATTGCCACGGCTGTTGCAGCTGTGAACTCGTTGCACGGTAGATGGTTTGCCGGTCGGGTGATCACGGCCGCGTACGTTCCGGTTGTAAATTATCATTCGCTGTTCCCCGACGCGATGACTGCCTTGCAATTGCTGGTCCCAAGCGCGCCCCGAAGAGGGATATGA
- the LOC143376180 gene encoding uncharacterized protein LOC143376180 isoform X2 yields the protein MVGYTKIGSPELPTLDTTDLKPCTAPYDPRFPNQNQTRYCFSSYLDFHRCKKRHNEEYEACQYFKKVYNSMCPMVWIEKWDEQIEEGTFPGKI from the exons ATGGTAGGTTACACGAAAATTGGATCTCCTGAATTACCTACCCTTGACACAACCGACCTTAAACCGTGTACAGCGCCGTATGACCCGAGGTTCCCGAATCAAAATCAAACAAG ATACTGCTTCTCAAGTTATCTGGACTTTCACCGATGCAAAAAGCGTCATAACGAGGAGTATGAAGCTTGTCAATATTTCAAGAAAGTTTACAATTCGATGTGCCCCATGGTTTGGATAGAAAAGTGGGATGAGCAGATAGAAGAAGGAACGTTTCCAGGAAAGATATAA
- the LOC143376180 gene encoding uncharacterized protein LOC143376180 isoform X1, with protein sequence MDSKRHERSSKSNTDSPPAPPSPPMYSSTYTTYDGYKNRMSSRRSPSPSDYRSSRTSRNDSPQDRRRRRRSGSKSPPSRSHRRSRSSDRDKDRDRDRDRSRKYSRRDRSRSRSRGRSRSRDRRRSRSRNRSRDRHRGRESRRYHRAPSYESDAAEDNTETTVQQPVVPPQSNAFKNDGSFMEMFKKMQEQMQPAQKPTTSVLEEKSVVPPPLMVGKRRGGRILKTGMVAKPKTEQTVEQPKDAWSLYMAEVKKYREVCCQEEDNTRPLVK encoded by the coding sequence ATGGATTCAAAGCGGCACGAACGCAGCTCCAAGTCGAATACAGACTCGCCACCTGCTCCGCCTTCGCCTCCTATGTATAGTTCGACTTATACAACATACGATGGGTACAAAAACAGAATGTCGTCGCGCcgctcgccgtcgccgtcggacTATAGGAGCAGTAGAACCTCCCGAAACGATTCGCCACAGGACAGGCGTAGGAGAAGACGCAGTGGCTCGAAATCCCCTCCGAGTCGGTCGCACAGACGATCGCGCTCGTCCGACAGAGACAAGGACCGAGATAGGGATAGGGATCGGTCGCGGAAATATTCCAGGAGAGATAGATCAAGATCTAGATCAAGAGGAAGATCGCGTTCCAGAGACAGAAGACGaagccgcagtcgtaacagaaGCAGAGATAGGCACAGAGGCAGAGAAAGTCGTAGGTACCACAGAGCACCGTCGTACGAGTCGGACGCCGCTGAAGATAATACCGAGACCACTGTACAACAACCAGTCGTTCCTCCGCAATCAAATGCTTTCAAAAACGATGGTAGCTTCATGGAGATGTTTAAAAAGATGCAGGAACAGATGCAACCCGCACAAAAACCGACGACTTCTGTTTTGGAGGAGAAAAGTGTGGTTCCCCCACCTCTGATGGTGGGAAAGAGGCGGGGAGGGAGGATCTTGAAAACTGGAATGGTTGCTAAACCAAAGACTGAACAAACTGTTGAACAACCCAAGGATGCTTGGTCCCTCTATATGGCTGAAGTGAAAAAGTACAGAGAGGTCTGTTGCCAAGAAGAAGATAACACTAGGCCGCTGGTCAAATAA
- the Caper gene encoding RNA-binding protein 39-like protein Caper isoform X3 — protein sequence MHLKYEEQDSSSKDKSSKENGSSRKSSGKSKHRSRSRSRSRDRREKDRRDRDRDRDNRENNRDRDRDRDRDRDRGDRRRRSRSRDRRDRDRERDTNNERDTRDRRDRDRDRDRRRKRSLTPITLPRARPPFGKGVSPLGIRNDELTPEERDARTVFCMQLSQRIRARDLEEFFSSVGKVQDVRLITCNKTRRFKGIAYVEFKDPESVTLALGLSGQKLLGVPIVVQHTQAEKNRMGNSMPNLMPKGQTGPMRLYVGSLHFNITEDMLRGIFEPFGKIDNIQLIMDPETGRSKGYGFLTFRNADDAKKALEQLNGFELAGRPMKVGNVTERTDLIQGPSLLDTDELDRSGIDLGATGRLQLMFKLAEGTGLEIPPAAANALNMAPVMTTPQPPPQAAPPIATQCFMLSNMFDPQNETNPNWAKEIRDDVIEECNKHGGVLHVYVDQASPQGNVYVKCPSIATAVAAVNSLHGRWFAGRVITAAYVPVVNYHSLFPDAMTALQLLVPSAPRRGI from the exons ATGCACTTGAAATACGAG GAGCAGGACTCCTCATCCAAAGACAAATCCTCCAAGGAGAATGGGTCTAGCCGAAAATCATCTGG GAAGAGCAAACATCGTTCTCGGTCCCGTTCTCGATCGCGAGACCGCAGGGAGAAAGATCGTCGCGATCGCGATAGAGACAGAGACAACAGAGAGAATAACAGAGATCGCGACAGAGACAGAGATCGTGATCGCGATCGTGGTGATCGTCGACGAAGATCGAGATCAAGAGACCGGAGAGACCGCGATAGAGAAAGAGACACTAATAATGAGAGGGACACCAGGGATCGCCGGGACAGAGATCGGGACAGAGACAGAAGAAGGAAACGATCGCTCACGCCGATTACACTTCCCAGAGCAAGACCGCCATTTGGAAAAGGTGTCAGCCCCCTTGGAAT TAGAAACGACGAGCTAACGCCAGAAGAGCGAGATGCTCGGACAGTATTCTGCATGCAACTAAGTCAGCGCATACGTGCTCGCGATCTAGAAGAATTCTTCTCCAGTGTTGGCAAAGTTCAAGATGTCCGACTAATCACCTGCAACAAGACAAGAAGATTTAAGGGTATAGCTTACGTTGAATTCAAGGATCCTGAAAGTGTTACGTTG GCACTCGGATTATCTGGTCAGAAGCTTCTCGGTGTTCCTATAGTAGTACAACACACACAAGCTGAAAAGAATCGCATGGGTAACTCTATGCCTAATCTCATGCCAAAGGGACAGACAGGGCCTATGAGACTATACGTTGGATCTCTTCACTTCAATATCACGGAAGACATGCTTCGTGGTATCTTCGAACCTTTTGGAAAGATTGATAACATTCAATTAATCATGGACCCGGAGACTGGTCGGAGCAAAGGCTATGGATTCTTGACC TTCAGGAATGCCGATGACGCGAAGAAAGCTTTAGAACAATTAAATGGTTTCGAACTTGCTGGAAGACCTATGAAAGTTGGCAATGTAACGGAACGTACAGACTTGATACAAGGACCGTCGCTGCTCGACACGGACGAACTGGATCGAAGTGGAATCGATCTTGGTGCTACTGGAAG GTTGCAGTTGATGTTCAAATTAGCGGAGGGAACTGGGCTCGAAATTCCTCCTGCAGCTGCAAACGCACTAAACATGGCTCCTGTTATGACAACGCCACAACCACCACCGCAAGCTGCACCGCCTATAGCAACGCAGTGCTTCATGTTATCGAACATGTTCGACCCTCAAAA TGAGACAAATCCAAActgggcgaaagaaattcgtGACGATGTGATCGAGGAATGCAACAAACACGGTGGTGTGTTGCACGTGTACGTGGACCAAGCTTCTCCTCAGGGCAACGTTTACGTTAAGTGTCCGTCAATTGCCACGGCTGTTGCAGCTGTGAACTCGTTGCACGGTAGATGGTTTGCCGGTCGGGTGATCACGGCCGCGTACGTTCCGGTTGTAAATTATCATTCGCTGTTCCCCGACGCGATGACTGCCTTGCAATTGCTGGTCCCAAGCGCGCCCCGAAGAGGGATATGA
- the Caper gene encoding RNA-binding protein 39-like protein Caper isoform X2 — protein MAEDLDVEAMLEAPYKKGEQDSSSKDKSSKENGSSRKSSGKSKHRSRSRSRSRDRREKDRRDRDRDRDNRENNRDRDRDRDRDRDRGDRRRRSRSRDRRDRDRERDTNNERDTRDRRDRDRDRDRRRKRSLTPITLPRARPPFGKGVSPLGIRNDELTPEERDARTVFCMQLSQRIRARDLEEFFSSVGKVQDVRLITCNKTRRFKGIAYVEFKDPESVTLALGLSGQKLLGVPIVVQHTQAEKNRMGNSMPNLMPKGQTGPMRLYVGSLHFNITEDMLRGIFEPFGKIDNIQLIMDPETGRSKGYGFLTFRNADDAKKALEQLNGFELAGRPMKVGNVTERTDLIQGPSLLDTDELDRSGIDLGATGRLQLMFKLAEGTGLEIPPAAANALNMAPVMTTPQPPPQAAPPIATQCFMLSNMFDPQNETNPNWAKEIRDDVIEECNKHGGVLHVYVDQASPQGNVYVKCPSIATAVAAVNSLHGRWFAGRVITAAYVPVVNYHSLFPDAMTALQLLVPSAPRRGI, from the exons ATGGCGGAGGATTTGGATGTGGAGGCGATGCTGGAGGCGCCATATAAGAAGGGG GAGCAGGACTCCTCATCCAAAGACAAATCCTCCAAGGAGAATGGGTCTAGCCGAAAATCATCTGG GAAGAGCAAACATCGTTCTCGGTCCCGTTCTCGATCGCGAGACCGCAGGGAGAAAGATCGTCGCGATCGCGATAGAGACAGAGACAACAGAGAGAATAACAGAGATCGCGACAGAGACAGAGATCGTGATCGCGATCGTGGTGATCGTCGACGAAGATCGAGATCAAGAGACCGGAGAGACCGCGATAGAGAAAGAGACACTAATAATGAGAGGGACACCAGGGATCGCCGGGACAGAGATCGGGACAGAGACAGAAGAAGGAAACGATCGCTCACGCCGATTACACTTCCCAGAGCAAGACCGCCATTTGGAAAAGGTGTCAGCCCCCTTGGAAT TAGAAACGACGAGCTAACGCCAGAAGAGCGAGATGCTCGGACAGTATTCTGCATGCAACTAAGTCAGCGCATACGTGCTCGCGATCTAGAAGAATTCTTCTCCAGTGTTGGCAAAGTTCAAGATGTCCGACTAATCACCTGCAACAAGACAAGAAGATTTAAGGGTATAGCTTACGTTGAATTCAAGGATCCTGAAAGTGTTACGTTG GCACTCGGATTATCTGGTCAGAAGCTTCTCGGTGTTCCTATAGTAGTACAACACACACAAGCTGAAAAGAATCGCATGGGTAACTCTATGCCTAATCTCATGCCAAAGGGACAGACAGGGCCTATGAGACTATACGTTGGATCTCTTCACTTCAATATCACGGAAGACATGCTTCGTGGTATCTTCGAACCTTTTGGAAAGATTGATAACATTCAATTAATCATGGACCCGGAGACTGGTCGGAGCAAAGGCTATGGATTCTTGACC TTCAGGAATGCCGATGACGCGAAGAAAGCTTTAGAACAATTAAATGGTTTCGAACTTGCTGGAAGACCTATGAAAGTTGGCAATGTAACGGAACGTACAGACTTGATACAAGGACCGTCGCTGCTCGACACGGACGAACTGGATCGAAGTGGAATCGATCTTGGTGCTACTGGAAG GTTGCAGTTGATGTTCAAATTAGCGGAGGGAACTGGGCTCGAAATTCCTCCTGCAGCTGCAAACGCACTAAACATGGCTCCTGTTATGACAACGCCACAACCACCACCGCAAGCTGCACCGCCTATAGCAACGCAGTGCTTCATGTTATCGAACATGTTCGACCCTCAAAA TGAGACAAATCCAAActgggcgaaagaaattcgtGACGATGTGATCGAGGAATGCAACAAACACGGTGGTGTGTTGCACGTGTACGTGGACCAAGCTTCTCCTCAGGGCAACGTTTACGTTAAGTGTCCGTCAATTGCCACGGCTGTTGCAGCTGTGAACTCGTTGCACGGTAGATGGTTTGCCGGTCGGGTGATCACGGCCGCGTACGTTCCGGTTGTAAATTATCATTCGCTGTTCCCCGACGCGATGACTGCCTTGCAATTGCTGGTCCCAAGCGCGCCCCGAAGAGGGATATGA